In a genomic window of Methanosarcina horonobensis HB-1 = JCM 15518:
- the rpl4p gene encoding 50S ribosomal protein L4 → MATAKTIDLTGKTVGEIELPAVFDVDFRPDLIKKAVLAAQANRLQPYGPRLYAGMETSARGWGSGRGVSHVPRLVNSSRAARVPHAKGGRRAHPPKPEADRSEKVNTKERRYAIRSAIAATIDPTLVSLRGHIFEAELPIVAVNDLENLERTKQVIEFLEAAGLYEDVLRAKYGRHIRAGRGKLRGRKYKHKKSVLIVAGETSPILKAARNLPGVDVVTVDSLNAELLAPGTHAGRLTVWTESAIGKLEGAFQ, encoded by the coding sequence ATGGCTACAGCAAAAACCATAGACCTTACAGGAAAAACTGTCGGGGAAATCGAACTCCCTGCAGTGTTTGACGTAGATTTCCGCCCTGACCTAATTAAAAAGGCAGTGCTCGCAGCCCAGGCAAACAGGCTTCAGCCCTACGGCCCCCGCCTCTATGCAGGTATGGAAACTTCGGCAAGAGGCTGGGGTTCCGGAAGGGGCGTATCCCATGTCCCAAGGCTCGTAAACAGCAGCAGAGCTGCCAGAGTCCCGCACGCAAAAGGTGGAAGAAGAGCTCACCCACCAAAGCCGGAAGCTGACAGGAGCGAGAAGGTAAATACAAAAGAGCGTCGCTATGCGATCCGCTCGGCAATCGCAGCAACCATAGACCCTACCCTCGTAAGCCTGAGGGGGCACATCTTTGAAGCCGAGCTTCCGATTGTCGCAGTAAACGACCTTGAAAACCTTGAGCGGACAAAGCAGGTAATCGAGTTCCTCGAAGCTGCAGGCCTGTATGAGGATGTCCTCAGGGCAAAATACGGAAGGCACATCAGAGCCGGCCGCGGGAAACTCAGGGGCAGGAAATACAAGCACAAAAAGAGCGTCCTGATTGTTGCAGGAGAAACCTCTCCTATTCTGAAAGCTGCAAGAAACCTTCCCGGAGTAGACGTAGTAACAGTAGACTCACTGAATGCCGAACTGCTCGCACCGGGTACGCATGCAGGTCGCCTTACTGTCTGGACAGAGTCTGCAATTGGAAAACTGGAGGGCGCATTCCAATGA
- a CDS encoding CPBP family intramembrane glutamic endopeptidase: MEKLIVTSYGEETAILRKSTENPDIQHRNSKYQSKKVLASILLTLIILPESLIYSGNVKVALLLYVGILVVISLVSIFVKEQKVRNIYQAFLLLPILRLMNFSVPMFPEIPLLSFVFIYAPMIIPLTIVINLQNPTNERLGLSFRNLWYYLPAAIFIGFTLGQAEAFIVQATPLIPDLSLVNILLLAAVMIFFVGFTEELLFRSVLQTSLEEVFGSWNGLILSSLIFGLMNFGYGALYEIFYAFFVGLLLGYTFQRTRSLPFIALVHGFISVFSFGVFPHLGNLFSFL, encoded by the coding sequence ATGGAAAAACTAATTGTGACTAGTTATGGTGAAGAAACCGCAATTCTCAGGAAATCAACAGAAAATCCAGATATACAACATAGAAATTCAAAATATCAGAGTAAAAAAGTCCTTGCAAGTATCCTTCTTACTCTAATTATTCTTCCCGAATCATTGATTTATTCCGGAAATGTTAAAGTTGCTCTCTTACTATATGTAGGTATACTGGTAGTTATATCTCTGGTATCCATATTCGTAAAAGAGCAGAAGGTTCGGAACATCTATCAGGCTTTCTTGTTACTTCCGATTCTCCGCCTTATGAACTTTTCAGTGCCGATGTTTCCTGAAATACCTCTTCTATCGTTTGTATTCATCTACGCTCCAATGATAATACCTCTGACTATTGTTATAAATCTCCAAAATCCTACAAATGAACGCTTAGGACTGAGTTTCAGAAATTTATGGTACTATCTTCCTGCCGCGATTTTTATCGGCTTTACTCTGGGACAAGCTGAAGCGTTTATCGTACAAGCAACCCCGTTGATTCCGGATCTTTCTTTAGTCAACATCTTACTGCTTGCAGCAGTAATGATTTTCTTTGTCGGGTTTACTGAAGAACTCCTTTTCAGGTCAGTCCTTCAGACAAGCCTTGAGGAAGTATTTGGATCATGGAATGGTCTGATCCTTTCAAGCTTAATTTTTGGGCTCATGAACTTCGGCTACGGGGCTCTCTATGAAATTTTCTACGCTTTTTTTGTAGGCCTTTTACTAGGGTACACGTTCCAGAGAACAAGAAGTCTTCCTTTCATTGCATTGGTACATGGGTTTATAAGTGTATTTTCTTTCGGAGTTTTCCCTCACTTGGGGAATCTATTTAGTTTCCTTTGA
- a CDS encoding PEF-CTERM sorting domain-containing protein — protein sequence MIIEVNINVIGFPEFPAIALPIASIIGLIFVFGRKKEEL from the coding sequence ATAATCATTGAAGTAAATATAAATGTAATAGGGTTTCCTGAATTCCCAGCTATCGCCCTCCCCATAGCTTCAATAATTGGATTGATTTTCGTTTTCGGACGTAAGAAAGAAGAACTGTAA
- the rpl3p gene encoding 50S ribosomal protein L3 — protein sequence MASIHRPKRGSLAFSPRKRAKSHIPRFRAWPEAIGEPKLQSFAGYKVGMTHVIMVDDIKNSLTQGMEISVPVTVIETPAIRVAAVRAYAEDSTGEKAIAEVWAADLDPELKRRIPIPASDNQAEALENIGKLIEEGRVSDIKAVVYTLPKSLTGVPKKVPDIMESGISARDLGTKFEYAKSILGTLVSVTDVFKNGTVVDTAAITIGKGTQGPVKRWGIQLQKGKHSRQGSLRQIGTLGSFNPSRVSWRVPQMGQMGYHQRTEFNKRILKIGADGEEVTPEGGFINYGLVRGDYILIKGSVPGPSKRLIRLRDPIRAKKADLGEPNILYISRESKQG from the coding sequence ATGGCAAGCATACACCGACCAAAACGAGGTTCCCTTGCATTCAGTCCGCGCAAGAGGGCTAAGAGCCACATTCCAAGGTTCAGAGCCTGGCCGGAAGCGATAGGTGAGCCAAAGCTGCAGAGTTTTGCAGGTTATAAGGTGGGTATGACCCACGTGATCATGGTTGATGATATAAAGAACAGCCTTACCCAGGGTATGGAAATCTCAGTGCCTGTGACCGTAATCGAAACTCCTGCAATAAGGGTCGCAGCTGTCAGGGCTTACGCAGAAGACAGCACCGGGGAAAAGGCAATCGCTGAGGTATGGGCAGCAGACCTTGATCCTGAACTCAAGCGCAGGATTCCCATTCCGGCATCAGACAACCAGGCTGAAGCTCTTGAAAATATCGGAAAACTGATCGAAGAAGGTAGGGTAAGCGACATTAAGGCAGTTGTCTACACTCTTCCGAAGAGCCTTACAGGTGTCCCAAAAAAGGTACCGGACATTATGGAATCCGGGATCAGTGCAAGAGACCTCGGCACCAAATTCGAATACGCAAAGTCAATCCTCGGCACTCTTGTAAGCGTCACCGATGTTTTCAAGAACGGAACAGTTGTTGACACAGCCGCAATTACCATTGGTAAAGGCACCCAGGGTCCTGTAAAGCGCTGGGGCATTCAGTTGCAGAAAGGCAAGCACTCCAGGCAGGGAAGCCTCAGGCAGATAGGTACCCTTGGTTCTTTCAACCCGTCTCGTGTCTCATGGAGAGTCCCGCAGATGGGTCAGATGGGATACCACCAGAGGACTGAGTTTAACAAGCGCATCCTCAAGATCGGGGCTGACGGGGAAGAAGTGACTCCTGAAGGCGGGTTCATTAACTACGGCCTTGTCCGCGGCGACTATATCCTGATCAAAGGCAGTGTCCCAGGACCCTCCAAGAGGCTTATAAGGCTAAGAGATCCGATCAGGGCAAAGAAAGCCGACCTTGGCGAACCCAATATCCTGTACATAAGCAGGGAATCCAAGCAGGGGTGA
- a CDS encoding polysaccharide deacetylase family protein, protein MLNIENHDFTTHKFLQLCEAISPSYTTVTMTEYICNQHPERFVLLRHDVDRMPGRALATAQIEHELGIKATYYFRTSENVFKPDIIRQIRDMGHEIGYHYETLSEAKGDKKKAFELFKSHLDDFRNVCDVKTICMHGKPLSKYDNRELWNEHDYRDLGLIGEAYLSVGDDLNYFSDTGRTWGFGNNLRDYIPGKTEKVFANSTDDLIELIKSNEFNNFYILAHPERWTSSALGWGIYYSTDLAVNLGKNILMRFSEENQTAQIMKNNSLSITIDIEDWYHIPSVCGSSFSVYKNVSEFFEKWNGRYDYLSEPTKRTLDLLDEFKVTATFFIVADVAKHYPGLIESIAERGHEIACHGADHTCILDPKTKVPLTTAEEFEKTTLEAKRLLEKISGKEVIGYRAPNAVVTGWMLDSLEKLGFKYDSSVALNSLYNKSDSSLKGVSSVPYYPAAGSLEPSKSRGFVEFPWAYYDMGIKIPTYGGPTLRFLGSKLILQGLKQSLKRGHTIFYFHPIDISEEKFPAIGNKRPLYWIIKGKIVEERIRYLFKKLEGVKKVPLRDRVGDYCSV, encoded by the coding sequence ATGCTAAATATAGAAAACCACGATTTTACGACTCATAAATTCCTCCAACTCTGTGAAGCAATATCACCTAGTTACACTACAGTAACGATGACAGAATACATTTGCAACCAGCACCCTGAAAGATTCGTGCTGTTGCGGCATGACGTTGACAGGATGCCTGGACGTGCCCTGGCCACTGCTCAGATTGAACACGAACTCGGTATCAAGGCAACATATTATTTCAGGACGAGCGAAAATGTATTCAAACCCGATATTATTCGTCAGATAAGAGATATGGGACATGAGATTGGTTACCATTACGAAACCTTAAGCGAGGCTAAAGGAGACAAAAAAAAAGCCTTCGAGCTTTTTAAGTCACATCTGGATGATTTCAGAAATGTCTGTGATGTAAAAACGATCTGTATGCATGGAAAACCTCTTTCGAAGTATGACAACCGTGAACTTTGGAACGAACATGATTATAGGGACCTTGGACTAATAGGTGAAGCCTACCTTTCTGTAGGAGATGATCTCAACTATTTTTCAGATACAGGAAGAACCTGGGGATTTGGAAATAATTTGAGGGATTATATCCCCGGCAAAACTGAGAAGGTTTTTGCTAATAGTACTGATGATCTCATTGAATTGATTAAGAGCAACGAATTTAATAATTTTTATATTCTGGCACACCCTGAAAGATGGACTTCAAGCGCTCTCGGATGGGGTATTTATTATTCAACAGATCTCGCAGTCAATTTAGGAAAAAACATTTTAATGCGATTCAGTGAAGAGAACCAGACTGCTCAGATTATGAAAAATAATAGTTTATCAATTACCATTGACATTGAAGACTGGTACCATATTCCTTCAGTTTGCGGGTCAAGTTTTTCTGTTTACAAAAACGTAAGCGAATTTTTTGAAAAATGGAACGGAAGATATGATTACTTAAGTGAACCGACAAAGAGAACACTTGATCTTCTGGATGAATTTAAAGTAACTGCCACATTCTTTATTGTAGCAGATGTTGCAAAGCACTACCCCGGTCTAATTGAATCTATTGCTGAAAGGGGACATGAAATTGCGTGCCATGGCGCGGATCATACATGCATTCTTGATCCAAAAACAAAAGTACCTCTTACTACTGCTGAAGAGTTTGAAAAAACAACCTTAGAAGCAAAGAGACTACTTGAAAAGATATCCGGAAAAGAGGTGATTGGATATAGGGCACCAAACGCCGTGGTCACGGGATGGATGCTCGACTCACTGGAAAAACTTGGATTCAAGTATGATTCGTCTGTTGCTTTAAATTCGCTGTATAATAAATCTGATTCTTCTCTGAAAGGTGTCTCCTCGGTTCCCTATTATCCAGCTGCAGGTAGCCTGGAACCTTCCAAAAGCAGGGGTTTTGTTGAGTTTCCCTGGGCTTATTACGATATGGGAATAAAGATTCCAACTTATGGAGGACCAACATTACGATTTCTTGGTTCTAAGTTAATACTCCAAGGACTCAAGCAGAGCTTAAAAAGAGGACACACGATTTTTTATTTTCATCCTATTGACATTTCAGAGGAGAAGTTTCCAGCTATTGGAAATAAGAGGCCTTTATACTGGATAATAAAAGGGAAAATTGTCGAAGAAAGGATTCGCTATTTGTTTAAAAAATTAGAAGGTGTCAAGAAAGTTCCTCTTCGAGATAGGGTAGGTGACTATTGCAGTGTTTGA
- a CDS encoding lipid II:glycine glycyltransferase FemX, with protein MNITFNVDDKKWDEYVKNHPFGNIFQTTAMYGVYKNTKKYSPIKLCSVNEATGEIDGVLLGVTMREMTGILGKGILGEFSTRSIISGGPLVSDNSIDTLSKMIFEHDKMVQKKSLYTEIWNLHEMKSLLDNVKEYNYEDHLNFLINLEVSEEDLWRQIHKSKRKTINRAIKAGVVIEEINHRKMIPTFYDLLKETYKRVKVPLSDITLFESAFDQLVPKNMAKFFLAKYDDTYIGCRAVLTYNNWIHDWYAGALDTALSLYPNDCLVWHVLKWGTEHNYKMFDFGGAGKPDVEYGPREFKRRFGGNLVNYGRYSHIHSPIKIKITDIGFQLYQKYSL; from the coding sequence GTGAATATCACATTTAATGTAGATGACAAAAAATGGGATGAATATGTAAAAAATCACCCTTTTGGAAACATATTCCAAACAACGGCAATGTATGGCGTATATAAAAACACGAAAAAATATTCCCCGATTAAACTTTGTTCTGTTAATGAAGCCACAGGTGAAATCGATGGTGTGTTACTTGGAGTAACAATGCGTGAAATGACGGGCATATTGGGAAAAGGTATTTTAGGCGAATTCTCTACGCGATCCATAATCTCTGGTGGCCCTCTTGTATCGGACAACTCAATAGATACGTTGTCAAAAATGATATTCGAACATGATAAAATGGTTCAAAAAAAATCACTTTATACAGAAATATGGAATTTGCATGAGATGAAATCTCTATTAGATAACGTAAAAGAGTATAATTACGAGGACCATCTAAACTTTTTAATAAACCTGGAGGTATCAGAAGAAGATCTCTGGAGGCAGATTCATAAATCGAAAAGAAAAACTATTAATCGTGCAATAAAAGCAGGTGTGGTGATTGAAGAAATTAATCATAGAAAAATGATACCGACTTTTTACGATTTACTGAAAGAAACATACAAAAGAGTAAAAGTACCACTTTCGGATATAACCTTATTTGAGTCGGCTTTCGACCAGCTTGTGCCAAAGAACATGGCAAAATTCTTTTTGGCAAAATATGATGATACATACATCGGTTGTAGAGCGGTTTTAACTTACAATAACTGGATTCACGACTGGTACGCCGGAGCCTTAGACACTGCATTATCACTCTATCCTAATGATTGTTTGGTATGGCATGTTCTCAAATGGGGGACAGAGCACAATTACAAAATGTTTGACTTTGGAGGTGCTGGTAAACCAGATGTGGAGTACGGTCCGAGAGAATTCAAAAGAAGATTTGGCGGAAATTTAGTCAATTATGGTAGATACTCTCACATTCATTCCCCTATAAAAATTAAAATTACGGACATCGGATTTCAACTATACCAGAAATATTCTTTATAA
- a CDS encoding PASTA domain-containing protein, producing MTNLSDIRSSLEAFRKAGTIDASSYASILTKLNNTEVEFQSIQKEALAYKENLDKLLGEKLILEQEKHSLAAQVTKLSNEKAELESRISILQKSRPVISSSNLVNSFASSLAEMDKGLKKVQSGPKYLVSSMNVTLKTNIALEGEELRFQMPKADDIISPENLSTIEFSLKAVPEKSDITSYKEVPDLVGLSKEEAENKLLEAGFKAGEVLEKESNILQGIVIGQLPSGSSLAEPGAVVDLIISKILSVKVPNFSGLGLEAAKTLIEKSRLRLEGIKEKPSDKTPGTVLAQSLTPGSEVEVNSAIVLTVSVTILTVPNLLGLELESAKQVIEKSGLQLGNVKEQLSREKLGIVLTQSLKPGLEVEENSKIDLVVSAGRTGVVIEKPLNNSPEITFKVSGETSASVHAASQVKTSAEPQVRTHAELLTKPVPDLIGMPLEKAVSLLGAQGVKVGNISEAISKAAAGTVISQNPTAGSAVNLSVPVNIKVSKQAPETQLRTSTISRPKL from the coding sequence ATGACAAATTTAAGTGATATCAGGAGCAGCCTGGAAGCCTTCAGGAAAGCAGGGACAATAGATGCCAGCAGTTATGCCAGCATTCTGACTAAACTAAATAATACGGAAGTCGAGTTTCAATCCATTCAGAAAGAAGCCCTTGCTTATAAAGAAAACCTGGACAAGCTGCTTGGAGAAAAACTTATCCTTGAACAGGAAAAACACAGCCTTGCAGCGCAGGTGACAAAGCTCTCAAATGAGAAAGCAGAACTTGAATCCAGAATTTCCATATTGCAGAAAAGCAGGCCTGTTATCTCGTCTTCAAATCTTGTCAACTCTTTTGCATCCTCGCTTGCGGAAATGGATAAAGGGCTTAAGAAAGTGCAGTCGGGCCCAAAGTATCTTGTCAGCAGTATGAACGTGACCCTGAAGACCAATATTGCTCTCGAAGGTGAGGAACTGAGGTTCCAGATGCCAAAAGCCGATGACATCATCAGCCCGGAGAACCTCAGCACAATAGAGTTCTCTTTAAAGGCGGTTCCCGAAAAGTCGGATATTACCTCCTATAAAGAAGTCCCGGACCTGGTAGGGCTCTCAAAAGAAGAAGCTGAAAATAAACTGCTGGAAGCGGGCTTTAAGGCTGGAGAGGTTCTTGAAAAAGAGAGCAACATACTACAGGGCATAGTAATCGGCCAGCTTCCCTCGGGGAGCTCCCTTGCAGAACCGGGGGCGGTTGTTGACCTTATAATTTCGAAAATCCTTTCCGTGAAAGTCCCTAACTTTTCAGGACTCGGGCTTGAAGCCGCAAAAACCCTTATTGAAAAATCGCGGCTCAGGCTTGAAGGGATTAAAGAAAAGCCTTCAGACAAAACCCCTGGTACAGTTCTTGCTCAAAGCCTCACTCCGGGTTCGGAAGTCGAAGTTAACTCCGCAATTGTCCTGACAGTTTCTGTAACGATTCTCACAGTCCCAAACCTGCTCGGGCTTGAGCTTGAAAGCGCAAAACAGGTAATAGAAAAGTCCGGACTTCAGCTCGGCAATGTAAAAGAGCAGTTATCGAGAGAAAAATTGGGAATTGTCCTTACCCAGAGCCTCAAACCCGGGCTTGAAGTGGAAGAAAACTCAAAAATTGATCTCGTAGTTTCAGCAGGAAGAACTGGAGTAGTTATTGAAAAACCTTTGAATAATTCTCCCGAAATCACATTCAAGGTCTCCGGTGAGACTTCTGCAAGTGTACATGCAGCATCTCAGGTAAAAACCTCTGCAGAGCCTCAGGTCCGAACGCATGCTGAACTCTTAACTAAACCGGTTCCTGATCTTATCGGGATGCCTCTTGAAAAAGCAGTCTCTTTACTCGGAGCACAGGGAGTAAAGGTTGGAAACATTTCGGAAGCTATCTCAAAAGCTGCTGCAGGCACAGTTATAAGTCAGAATCCGACGGCGGGCTCTGCAGTTAACCTGTCGGTACCTGTCAACATTAAAGTATCAAAACAGGCGCCGGAGACCCAGCTGCGAACCAGTACTATTTCCAGGCCCAAACTTTGA
- a CDS encoding polysaccharide deacetylase family protein — protein sequence MNEYVTADNNLPKRFVLMRHDVDRLAKNALKTARIEEEFGIRATYYFRTSKKAFVPEIIQEIEGMGHEVGYHYEVLSTAKGDYEKAIQLFENDVNKFRSICNLKTICMHGAVLSKYDNRDLWKSYDFRDFGILGEAYLSAGENLNYFTDTGRGWNSRNNMRDFLQNKNEQISADTTDDLIKLAESSEINNFYISLHPDRWKSNITNWSLFWLYDFVLNSGKKVVMAVRQ from the coding sequence ATGAATGAATACGTGACTGCAGATAATAACCTTCCCAAGCGCTTTGTATTGATGCGGCACGACGTAGATAGGTTGGCAAAAAATGCACTGAAAACGGCAAGAATAGAAGAGGAATTTGGTATACGAGCAACTTATTACTTCAGAACCAGCAAGAAAGCCTTTGTTCCAGAGATCATACAGGAGATTGAGGGAATGGGACATGAAGTTGGATACCACTATGAGGTTTTGAGCACTGCTAAAGGTGACTACGAAAAAGCCATTCAGTTGTTCGAGAATGACGTTAACAAATTCAGAAGCATCTGTAACCTCAAAACAATTTGCATGCATGGTGCAGTATTATCAAAATATGACAATAGAGATCTCTGGAAATCCTATGATTTTAGAGACTTTGGAATTCTTGGAGAAGCTTATCTATCTGCCGGGGAAAATCTCAATTACTTTACTGATACGGGAAGAGGTTGGAACTCAAGGAATAATATGAGAGACTTTCTCCAGAATAAAAATGAACAAATTTCTGCGGATACAACTGATGATCTCATTAAATTGGCTGAGAGCAGTGAAATCAATAACTTCTATATTTCACTCCATCCAGATCGATGGAAGTCAAATATTACAAACTGGAGTTTGTTCTGGTTATATGATTTTGTACTTAATTCGGGGAAGAAGGTCGTGATGGCGGTGAGACAATAG
- a CDS encoding DUF354 domain-containing protein translates to MKIVVDINHPAHVHALKNFVWEMEKRGHEMLITASKKEMTFELLENYDFDYVNLGSYGNNLLQKLVNIPILDLKMYKEVRGFKPEVFVGLGSIRAAHTSFLLHKKCILLEDTEHSTEQIKLYLPFADAVLTPGCFRGNLGKKQVRYNGYHELAYLHPNYFTPDPEILKELGLKEDSVFSVLRFVSWGASHDVGHHGIQNKIEFVKELEKYGRVLITSEGRLDEVLEQYRIKVSPEKLHHLLYYASLYVGDGGTTAVESAILGTPSIYVSTLVGTMGNFIELEEKYGLLLNYSDSNKAIEKAIELIQSPNIKECWKEKREMLLRDKVDVTSFIVRFVEDYLTN, encoded by the coding sequence ATGAAAATAGTAGTTGACATAAATCATCCAGCACATGTACATGCCCTGAAAAATTTTGTGTGGGAAATGGAAAAAAGGGGACATGAGATGTTAATTACTGCCAGTAAAAAGGAAATGACATTTGAATTACTGGAGAATTACGATTTTGATTATGTAAATCTTGGTAGCTATGGAAATAATTTACTTCAAAAATTAGTTAATATACCTATTCTCGATTTAAAAATGTATAAAGAGGTGAGAGGTTTCAAGCCCGAAGTGTTTGTAGGGCTAGGTTCGATTAGAGCAGCTCACACTTCTTTTTTATTGCATAAAAAATGCATCTTGCTTGAAGACACGGAACACAGCACAGAACAGATTAAGTTATACTTGCCTTTTGCCGATGCTGTTTTAACGCCAGGTTGTTTCAGAGGAAATCTTGGAAAAAAGCAGGTCAGATACAATGGGTACCATGAACTGGCATATTTGCACCCTAACTATTTCACTCCAGATCCGGAAATCCTTAAAGAACTTGGACTAAAAGAGGATTCCGTATTTTCAGTTTTAAGATTTGTATCCTGGGGTGCAAGCCATGACGTTGGCCATCACGGTATACAAAACAAAATCGAATTTGTGAAAGAGCTTGAAAAATATGGTCGTGTGTTAATTACTTCTGAAGGTAGATTGGACGAGGTACTGGAGCAGTATCGCATTAAAGTTTCACCAGAAAAGTTACACCACTTACTATATTATGCAAGCCTGTATGTCGGAGATGGAGGAACAACAGCAGTTGAAAGTGCAATTTTGGGCACTCCCTCTATTTATGTTTCAACTCTTGTTGGAACAATGGGCAATTTCATTGAACTTGAAGAAAAGTATGGATTGTTGTTAAATTACAGTGACTCAAATAAAGCCATAGAAAAGGCAATTGAGTTGATCCAAAGCCCAAATATCAAGGAGTGCTGGAAAGAAAAGAGAGAAATGTTGTTAAGAGATAAGGTCGACGTCACATCATTCATTGTAAGATTTGTTGAGGATTATTTGACTAATTGA
- a CDS encoding glycosyltransferase family 2 protein translates to MYEEGLPETAVILPAFNRELEIGTIVLIAKQYADRVIVVNNGSSDQCSEVAEFAGAEVVQDFTGTNKNFSLKKGIKAAEGADILVTMDMDVCRDPKLIPKMIKPIKEGNFDLVAGTCISRHKRNHENVLLVKNKKTEESPVGFLVFSKECLKELDLSDVYLNSIRSIMSVCERKKIRAHHIDLQEDHEKNLFKSYRIGVVVPAYNEELLIQETIEGVPDYVDRIYVINDCSSDRTGEIIDKMTDPRVVPIHHKVNKGVGAAIVNGYKYALADEMDLVAVMAGDNQMDPSQLPRLLFPIIEGKADYTKGNRLLSKEMRKGMSAWRAFGNGILSLITKIGSGYWHITDPQNGYTAISREALEALDLDSVYTYYGYCNDLLIKLNALGLQTIDVPMPARYGRETSTIRYGAYIRKVAPMIFRGFLWRLKMKYIVLDFHPLVLFYIASMVLVPTGFFFGLWIVLQKLVFHNPVSANYPLLDVFISLMGMQLLLFAMFFDMQVNKITNGKNSLNSY, encoded by the coding sequence ATGTATGAGGAGGGTCTACCGGAGACTGCAGTTATTCTTCCTGCTTTTAATCGAGAATTGGAAATAGGGACAATCGTGCTTATCGCCAAACAATATGCAGACCGGGTCATCGTTGTGAATAATGGCAGTTCAGACCAGTGTTCAGAGGTGGCAGAATTCGCTGGGGCTGAAGTAGTTCAGGATTTTACTGGCACAAACAAAAATTTCTCGCTGAAAAAAGGTATTAAAGCTGCAGAAGGTGCCGATATTCTGGTCACAATGGATATGGATGTTTGTAGAGATCCGAAATTAATCCCGAAAATGATTAAGCCTATTAAAGAAGGAAATTTTGACCTGGTAGCAGGAACATGTATTAGCAGGCACAAGAGAAATCATGAGAATGTCCTTTTGGTAAAAAATAAAAAGACAGAAGAAAGTCCTGTGGGGTTTCTCGTATTTTCGAAAGAGTGTCTTAAAGAACTGGATCTTTCTGACGTGTACCTTAATTCCATTCGTTCTATTATGTCTGTATGTGAAAGGAAGAAAATCAGGGCTCACCATATAGACCTTCAGGAAGACCATGAAAAAAATCTCTTCAAATCTTATAGAATAGGAGTTGTGGTACCGGCTTATAATGAAGAGCTTTTGATCCAAGAAACTATCGAAGGAGTTCCGGATTATGTGGATAGGATATACGTAATAAATGATTGTAGCTCCGATAGGACAGGGGAGATCATTGACAAGATGACAGATCCGAGAGTAGTGCCAATACATCATAAAGTCAATAAAGGTGTTGGAGCGGCTATAGTAAACGGGTATAAGTACGCTCTGGCAGACGAAATGGATCTGGTTGCGGTTATGGCAGGAGACAACCAGATGGATCCTTCCCAGTTACCAAGGCTTCTATTCCCTATCATTGAAGGAAAAGCAGACTACACAAAAGGAAATCGTCTCCTTTCAAAGGAAATGAGAAAAGGCATGAGCGCCTGGCGAGCTTTTGGCAATGGAATCCTGTCTTTAATTACAAAAATCGGAAGTGGTTACTGGCATATTACAGACCCGCAAAATGGCTATACAGCAATATCGCGAGAAGCACTTGAGGCGCTTGACCTGGATTCAGTCTACACTTACTATGGCTACTGCAACGATCTCCTTATAAAACTTAACGCTCTTGGCTTACAAACAATAGATGTACCAATGCCTGCACGTTATGGCAGGGAAACATCCACTATCAGATATGGAGCATATATAAGAAAAGTTGCCCCCATGATTTTTAGAGGTTTTTTGTGGAGGCTGAAAATGAAGTATATAGTTCTTGACTTCCACCCTCTGGTTCTTTTTTATATTGCGAGTATGGTACTTGTACCTACCGGATTTTTTTTCGGACTATGGATTGTTCTACAAAAGTTAGTCTTCCACAATCCGGTTTCGGCAAATTATCCACTTCTCGATGTATTTATTTCGCTCATGGGTATGCAGTTACTTCTCTTTGCTATGTTCTTTGACATGCAGGTGAATAAAATAACAAATGGAAAAAACAGTCTCAATTCATATTAA